In Bacteroidia bacterium, a single window of DNA contains:
- a CDS encoding leucine dehydrogenase, with translation MASMQEGGHEQVVYCYDESTGLKALIAIHNTVLGPALGGTRFWNYNNEAEALRDVLRLSRGMTYKSAISGLNLGGGKAVIIGDSSKLKNEALMRRFGKFVDSLGGKYITAEDVGVDTRDMEFIRMETRHVTGLPEWMGGGGNPSPVTAYGVYMGIKASAKIAYGTDNLEGKVIGVQGIGHVGENVVMHLVKEGAKVFITDINKDRMYKVASLHGVEAVENASDFLSRPMDIYSPCALGATVNSDSLSVLKCSVIAGAANNQLEDENIHGPQLVEKGIVYAPDFVINAGGIINVYSELQGYNREMALAQAEKIYDTVYQIVKLSQTENISAQKVAMSLAQQRIDQMAKIKQTR, from the coding sequence ATGGCTTCTATGCAAGAAGGTGGACATGAACAAGTTGTTTATTGTTATGATGAATCGACCGGACTAAAAGCCTTAATTGCTATTCATAATACTGTTTTAGGTCCGGCCTTGGGCGGTACCCGTTTTTGGAATTATAACAATGAAGCCGAAGCTTTGAGGGATGTATTGAGGCTTTCGAGAGGTATGACCTATAAGTCGGCCATTTCGGGTTTGAATTTAGGAGGAGGCAAGGCAGTTATTATTGGGGATTCAAGTAAATTAAAGAATGAGGCTTTGATGCGTCGTTTTGGGAAATTCGTGGATAGTTTGGGTGGAAAGTATATAACTGCAGAGGATGTAGGTGTAGATACAAGAGATATGGAGTTTATTCGAATGGAAACTCGACATGTAACCGGACTGCCCGAGTGGATGGGAGGAGGAGGAAATCCTTCGCCTGTTACTGCCTATGGAGTTTACATGGGTATAAAAGCAAGTGCAAAAATTGCTTATGGAACCGATAATCTGGAAGGAAAAGTAATAGGAGTGCAAGGGATTGGGCATGTGGGAGAAAATGTGGTGATGCATTTAGTAAAAGAAGGAGCCAAGGTATTTATCACTGATATTAATAAGGACAGGATGTATAAGGTAGCATCCTTGCACGGGGTGGAGGCTGTTGAAAATGCCAGTGATTTTCTGAGTCGTCCAATGGACATTTATTCGCCTTGTGCACTTGGAGCAACTGTAAACTCCGATTCCTTATCTGTTTTAAAATGTTCTGTAATAGCAGGTGCTGCCAATAATCAATTAGAGGATGAGAATATTCATGGTCCTCAGTTGGTAGAGAAAGGAATTGTTTACGCTCCTGATTTCGTTATTAATGCCGGTGGAATTATCAATGTTTATTCCGAGTTGCAAGGTTATAACCGGGAAATGGCATTGGCTCAGGCTGAGAAGATTTACGATACCGTTTATCAAATTGTCAAACTTTCTCAAACAGAGAATATTTCCGCTCAAAAAGTTGCCATGAGTTTAGCTCAGCAACGAATAGATCAAATGGCAAAAATCAAACAAACCAGATAA